The sequence below is a genomic window from Streptomyces sp. B21-105.
CGTCTCCGTGGCGACCGGTTCCAAAACCGTTTCCGCTGCGGTCGTTTCCGCTGGGGCCGGTTCCGGGACGGCGGGGTCGGGCTCGACCTCGGGCTCCGCATCGGCGGGCGGCCTGCCGGGTCCCCGCCCCAGCGCACGCCGACGGCCGGCTGCTGCGCCGGGGCCGGGGGCAAAGGCGTCGTGCGAGGTCATGGCCCCCGCAGGCTACCGCTACCGCCCTCGAAGTCGTCGTACGAGGATGCTGGCGTCCCCGCGGCTCTCCAGGTCGGCGAGGACCACGGCGACCGCCTCGCGGACGATGCGCCCCCGGTCCACGGCCAGCCCGTGCTCTCCCCGGAGCACCAGCCGGGCGTGCTCCAGATCCATGAGCTCCTCGGCGGAGACGTAGACGGTGATCTTCTCGTCGTGCCGTTCGCGGCCACTGGGCCGGCGGGACGCCTGCCGTCCACGCTTGCGCGGCTGGTCGTCGGCGGAGGCAGAACCTTCCTGCGCGCCCTGGCGGCGCTCGGCGCGTTCCCCGGGGGCGCCCCTGGTGCGGGACTCCCCGGCGTCGGCCTGTCCGGCGTCGGCCGCCACGTGTTCGGCGCCCTCGCCGTCGCCGCCCTGCGCGGGCACGGCCTGCGGCGCGTCCTGCGCACCGCCCGCCGCCACCCCGTCGCTTTCGCCGGCCGGTGCGGGCACCCGGGCCTCGCCGCCCGCGTTGCGCCGGGGCGCCGACGGCTGAAGCGCCGTTCCCCCTGTCGTACGGAAGAGTTCGTCGGCCCCCGGCAGACTCACTCGGCGTGACACCGGGCGAGCACCTCCCTGGCGAGCTGACGGTAGGCGGCGGCGCCGACGGAGTTTGACGCGTACGTGGTGATCGGCTCGCCGGCGACCGTGGTCTCCGGGAAGCGGACCGTGCGCCCGATGACCGTGTGGTAGACGTGGTCGTCGAAGGCCTCGACGACCCGTGCGAGCACCTCTCGGCTGTGCACGGTGCGCGAGTCGTACATGGTCGCGAGGATCCCGTCGAGCTCCAGCTCGGGGTTGAGCCGCTCCTGGACCTTCTCGATGGTCTCGGTCAGCAGGGCCACCCCGCGCAGTGCGAAGAACTCGCACTCCAGCGGCACGATCACCTTGTGGGCGGCCGTCAGGGCGTTGACCGTGAGCAGGCCGAGCGAGGGCTGGCAGTCGATGACGATGTAGTCGTAGTCGTCCATCAGCGGCTTGAGCGCACGCTGGAGCGTGGACTCCCGCGCGACCTCGGAGACCAGCTGCACCTCGGCGGCCGACAGGTCGATGTTGCTGGGCAGCAGGTCCATGTTGGGGACCGCGGTCTTCAGGAGCACCTCGTCGGCCGCCATGCCCCGCTCCATGAGCAGGTTGTAGACGGTGAGGTCGAGCTCCATCGGATTGACGCCGAGTCCCACCGACAGCGCGCCCTGCGGGTCGAAGTCCACGAGCAGCACGCGCCGGCCGTACTCCGCGAGCGCGGCGCCCAGGTTGATGGTCGACGTGGTCTTGCCCACGCCGCCCTTCTGGTTGCACATCGCGATGATCTTCGCGGGGCCGTGCTCGGTCAGCGGGCCCGGGATCGGGAAGTACGGCAGCGGGCGTCCGGTCGGACCGACGCGCTCTCGGCGCTGTCGGGCGGCGTCGGGCGCGAGCGTGGCCGCGTACTCCGGATCCGGCTCGTATTCGGCGTCGGGGTCGTAGAAGTGCCCGTCGGGCAGTTCGTCGTAGTCGGCGAAGTGGTTGTGGGGCGCGCCACTTCCGTCGCCGGCCATGGCGTTCACGTGATGGCCATCCATGCTCTGGAGTGCTGACAGAGCCAACTGGGGGCTGCTCTGGCTCTGGTGGGCTGCGAAGGTTCGGACAGCGACGGAGCCGACAGCCTCGAGCCCCGCGGAACCCGGGCCCCGCGTACGCATTCCTGGTTGACCACCCCCGGGAGCAAATGTCGACTCATTCACAAGTCGTCTTACCTCCTTGGTGACCAGGAAACTTCTAGACAAGGTCAGCGTGGCACCATGCCGACGGTTGGCGACTCTATGGCGTGTCGGGCGTCCGCAGCAACACAATCCGCCGGACCCGGCCCGATGTGTCGGCAATGAAACATCACGCTGTCAAGGGCGTGCGGCCGTCGCACGGCAGGTTTCACCGGTGTGCGAATCGGTCGAAGCGTTACGTTCGAGGCGAGTTGGCCGAGAGTCGCAAAGTGACCATACACACATCCGGCCGGACCTTGTCGGGCAAGGTCCGGCCGCGTGTGCACGGTTGACGCGCCTTGTTGACGTATCGCCTTTACGAAAAGGTGACTTAGCTTCCCGGCTCAGCCGATCAGGGACTCCAGGTCCACGTGCTCCAGGCCGTGCGCCTCCGCGACCTCGCGGTAAACGACCTTGCCGTCATGGGTGTTGAGACCCTTCGCGAGCGCGGCGTCGCGACGCAGTGCCTCGGTCCAGCCCTTGTCGGCGAGTTCGACGATGTAGGGCAGCGTGGCGTTGGTGAGGGCGTAGGTGGAGGTGTTGGGGACCGCGCCGGGCATGTTGGCGACGCAGTAGAAGACCGAGTCGTGCACCGGGAAGGTCGGCTCGGCGTGGGTGGTCGGGCGGGAGTCCTCGAAGCAGCCGCCCTGGTCGATCGCGATGTCGACAAGGACACTTCCGGGCTTCATACGGGAGACCAGTTCGTTGGTGACCAGCTTCGGGGCCTTCGCGCCCGGGACGAGGACGGCGCCGATCACGAGGTCCGCCTCCAGGCAGGCCTTCTCCAGCTCGAAGGCGTTGGAGACGACGGTCTGGATCTTCGTGCCGAAGACTTTGTCGGCTTCCTTGAGCTTGTTGATGTCCTTGTCGAGCAGGGTCACGTGGAAGCCCATGCCGATGGCGATCTGCGCGGCGTTCCAGCCGGAGACGCCGCCGCCGATGACGACCGCCTTGGCGGCCAGCACGCCCGGGACGCCGCCCGGCAGCACACCGCGCCCGCCGTTGGCGCGCATCAGGTGGTAGGCGCCGACCTGCGGGGCCAGCCGGCCCGCGACCTCGGACATCGGGGCGAGCAGCGGCAGCGCGCGGCTCGGCAGCTCGACGGTCTCGTAGGCGATCGCGGTGGTCCCGGACGCGACGAGCGCGTCCGTGCACTCCTTGGACGCGGCCAGGTGCAGGTAGGTGAAGAGCGTCTGGTCCTTGCGGAGGCGGTGGTACTCCTCGGCGATGGGCTCCTTGACCTTCAGCAGCAGGTCGGCCGTGGCCCACACCTCGTCGGCGGTCGCAAGGATGCGCGCCCCGGCCGCCACGTACTCCTCGTCCGTGATGGACGAGCCGACGCCGGCGCCTCGTTCGACGACGACCTGGTGACCGTGGCGCGCCAGTTCGTGCACACCGGCGGGGGTGATGGCCACCCGGAACTCGTTGTTCTTGACCTCGCGGGGGATGCCGACCTTCACGTCGATCACGGTCCTTGGCTCAGAGGGTGTGGGGGCACAGCAAATGACATTCCCGGAGATACAGGACGCACCGGGGCGCACCGCAGGAGAACGTGCGGCAGAGCCAGTTTAATGAAGGCGTTCCCGCTGTCTAGCCTTTCATTGCGTCAATCTTTCGACAGTGCACTACGGATTTCGCAGGCATCCTCGGTGATGTCCGGCCGATCGGGCTCTTCGACGCCGTCCGACGGCTCCTGTTCCAGGATGCGCTCGGCCGCGCAGCGGTGCAGGCGGGCCGCAGCCGGGTCGCCGAGGCGCTCCAGGGTGTCGGCCAGTCTCAGGTGCAGCGCGGCCTGCAGCCGCGTGTCCTCGGCGCGCCCGGCCCACTCCGCCGCCTCCTCGCAGGTGCGCAGCGACTCCTCTGGGCGGCCCGCGTACTCCTGGACCCGGGCCAGCTCGCTCAACGCCCGGGCGTGCGCGCCCACATCGTCGTTCTTGCGGTGTCCGGCGACCGCGGCCCGCCAGGCCCGCTGCGCCTCGCCGTAGCGGCCCGCGTAGGTGTGCGCGGTGGCGATGCGGCCGTAGAGGCGGGCGGCGTCCGCGCGCTCGTCACGGGCCAGGCGCTGGGCGAGGGCCCGGCCGAACCAGTCCGCGGCCCGGTCGTAGTCCCCGAGCTCGAGATGCGCGCCGCCTACGGATTCCATCGCGCGGCCGATCGCGTACGGGTCGTTCGCCTCGCGTCCGGCGTCCAGAGCGGCCCGGTAGCGCACCAGCGCCTCCGCCGTGCGGCCGGTCCTGGCGTCGACGTCGGCCAGGTTCAGCAGCGCGGCGGCCTTCTCCCGGGGCAGCCGGCGGCGCTCGGCGACGTCC
It includes:
- a CDS encoding ParA family protein encodes the protein MRTRGPGSAGLEAVGSVAVRTFAAHQSQSSPQLALSALQSMDGHHVNAMAGDGSGAPHNHFADYDELPDGHFYDPDAEYEPDPEYAATLAPDAARQRRERVGPTGRPLPYFPIPGPLTEHGPAKIIAMCNQKGGVGKTTSTINLGAALAEYGRRVLLVDFDPQGALSVGLGVNPMELDLTVYNLLMERGMAADEVLLKTAVPNMDLLPSNIDLSAAEVQLVSEVARESTLQRALKPLMDDYDYIVIDCQPSLGLLTVNALTAAHKVIVPLECEFFALRGVALLTETIEKVQERLNPELELDGILATMYDSRTVHSREVLARVVEAFDDHVYHTVIGRTVRFPETTVAGEPITTYASNSVGAAAYRQLAREVLARCHAE
- the ald gene encoding alanine dehydrogenase codes for the protein MIDVKVGIPREVKNNEFRVAITPAGVHELARHGHQVVVERGAGVGSSITDEEYVAAGARILATADEVWATADLLLKVKEPIAEEYHRLRKDQTLFTYLHLAASKECTDALVASGTTAIAYETVELPSRALPLLAPMSEVAGRLAPQVGAYHLMRANGGRGVLPGGVPGVLAAKAVVIGGGVSGWNAAQIAIGMGFHVTLLDKDINKLKEADKVFGTKIQTVVSNAFELEKACLEADLVIGAVLVPGAKAPKLVTNELVSRMKPGSVLVDIAIDQGGCFEDSRPTTHAEPTFPVHDSVFYCVANMPGAVPNTSTYALTNATLPYIVELADKGWTEALRRDAALAKGLNTHDGKVVYREVAEAHGLEHVDLESLIG